In Callospermophilus lateralis isolate mCalLat2 chromosome 18, mCalLat2.hap1, whole genome shotgun sequence, one DNA window encodes the following:
- the Dynlrb2 gene encoding dynein light chain roadblock-type 2, translated as MAEVEETLKRIQSHKGVIGTMVVNAEGIPIRTTLDNSTTVQYAGLLHQLTVKAKSTVRDIDPQNDLTFLRIRSKKHEIMVAPDKEYLLIVIQNPCE; from the exons GCAGAGGTGGAAGAAACTCTAAAGAGGATCCAGAGCCATAAAGGGGTTATTGGAACAATGGTTGTAAATGCAGAAG GCATTCCAATCCGAACCACCTTGGACAACTCGACAACAGTTCAATATGCAGGTCTTCTCCATCAGCTGACGGTGAAAGCCAAGAGCACCGTCCGTGATATCGATCCTCAGAATGACCTCACTTTTCTCAGGATCAGATCAAAGAAACATGAAATCATGGTAGCTCCAG ATAAGGAATATCTTCTGATTGTCATTCAGAATCCATGCGAGTAG